A window of the Lactuca sativa cultivar Salinas chromosome 5, Lsat_Salinas_v11, whole genome shotgun sequence genome harbors these coding sequences:
- the LOC111886689 gene encoding uncharacterized mitochondrial protein AtMg00810-like → MGFHRCPQEYAVYKLQKSNRSLIAVVYVDDLIVTGSSEELVAEFKRRMLKSFDMSDLGTLSYYLGIEVYQDKDGITIGQAGYAEKILQIAGMGECNPSEYPMEPRLGLTKDEDGVPVNATEYGRLIGSLRYLIHSRPDLSYLVGVVCRYVESPKQSHLKVVKHILRYIKGTTNFGLMYKKGGDKRLIGFSDSSHGMDIDGRKGTTGMIFYLLGNPITWSSHKQHTVALSSCEAEFMAATATACQTLWLRSLLKELIGWKEESVRMYVDNKSAIALMQNPVSMGGVSTLTPSSISYEVVLKGSKLR, encoded by the coding sequence ATGGGATTCCATAGATGTCCACAGGAATATGCTGTGTATAAACTCCAAAAGTCAAACAGGTCTTTGATTGCCGTGGTCTATGTGGACGACCTAATTGTGACAGGTTCAAGTGAAGAACTAGTTGCTGAATTTAAGAGAAGGATGTTGAAGTCTTTTGATATGAGTGACTTGGGAACCTTATCCTACTACCTGGGGATAGAGGTTTACCAAGACAAGGATGGCATTACAATTGGTCAAGCAGGGTATGCTGAGAAGATTTTGCAAATAGCAGGCATGGGAGAGTGCAACCCATCTGAATATCCTATGGAACCTCGACTGGGTTTGACAAAAGATGAAGATGGAGTACCAGTCAATGCTACCGAGTATGGACGCCTCATTGGAAGTCTTCGCTATCTCATCCACTCAAGACCTGACTTGAGCTACTTAGTAGGAGTAGTGTGTAGATACGTGGAATCACCAAAGCAGAGCCACCTCAAAGTAGTCAAACACATCTTAAGGTACATAAAGGGGACAACCAACTTTGGTCTAATGTACAAGAAAGGTGGTGATAAAAGGCTTATTGGATTCAGTGATAGTAGCCATGGAATGGATATCGATGGAAGAAAAGGTACAACAGGAATGATTTTTTATCTGTTAGGTAATCCAATCACATGGTCGTCCCATAAACAACACACTGTGGCCCTATCTTCCTGTGAAGCAGAGTTTATGGCAGCAACTGCAACAGCATGCCAAACACTGTGGCTAAGGAGTCTCCTCAAAGAATTGATTGGTTGGAAGGAAGAAAGTGTCAGGATGTATGTAGACAACAAGTCAGCCATAGCCCTTATGCAGAACCCTGTTTCCATGGGAGGAGTAAGCACATTGACACCAAGTTCCATTTCATACGAGGTTGTATTGAAAGGAAGCAAATTGAGGTGA
- the LOC128126384 gene encoding 30S ribosomal protein S7, chloroplastic — protein MSRRGTAEEKTAKSDPIYRNRLVNMLVNRILKHGKKSLAYQIIYRAVKKIQQKTETNPLSVLRQAIHGVTPGIAVKARRVGGSTQQVPIEIGSTQGKALAIRWLLAASRKRPGRNMAFKLSSELVDAAKGSGDAIRKREETHKMAESNRAFAHFR, from the coding sequence ATGTCACGTCGAGGTACTGCAGAAGAAAAAACTGCAAAATCCGATCCAATTTATCGTAATCGATTAGTTAACATGTTGGTTAACCGTATTCTGAAACACGGAAAAAAATCATTGGCTTATCAAATTATCTATCGAGCCGTGAAAAAGATTCAACAAAAGACAGAAACAAATCCACTATCTGTTTTACGTCAAGCAATACATGGAGTAACTCCGGGTATAGCAGTAAAAGCAAGACGTGTAGGTGGATCGACTCAGCAAGTTCCCATTGAAATAGGATCCACACAAGGAAAAGCACTTGCCATTCGTTGGTTATTAGCGGCATCCCGAAAACGTCCGGGTCGAAATATGGCTTTCAAATTAAGTTCCGAATTAGTGGATGCTGCCAAAGGGAGTGGCGATGCCATACGCAAAAGGGAAGAGACTCATAAAATGGCAGAGTCAAATAGAGCTTTTGCACATTTTCGTTAA
- the LOC128126386 gene encoding NAD(P)H-quinone oxidoreductase subunit 2 A, chloroplastic-like, with product MIWHVQNENFILDSTRIFMKAFHLLLFDGSLIFPECILIFGLILLLMIDSTSDQKDIPWLYFISSTSLVMSITSLLFRWREEPMISFSGNFQTNNFNEIFQFLILLCSTLCIPLSVEYIECTEMAITEFLLFVLTATIGGMFLCGANDLITIFVAPECFSLCSYLLSGYTKKDVRSNEATMKYLLMGGASSSILVHGFSWLYGSSGGEIELQEIVNGLINTQMYNSPGISIALIFITVGIGFKLSPAPSHQWTPDVYEGVRDYECNRSIRRQKDHPKMIISWLLRTNQIRWFYFLTFVAFLSVTSKVAASASATRIFDIPFHFSSNEWHLLLEILAILSMILGNLIAITQTSIKRMLAYSSIGQIGYVIIGIIVGDSNDGYASMITYMLFYISMNLGTFACIVLFGLRTGTENIRDYAGLYTKDPFLALSLALCLLSLGGLPPLAGFFGKLYLFWCGWQAGLYFLVLIGLLTSVVSIYYYLKIIKLLMTGRNQEITPHVRNYRRSPLRSNNSIELSMIVCVIASTIPGISMNPIIAIAQDTLF from the exons ATGATCTGGCATGTACAGAATGAAAACTTCATTCTCGATTCTACGAGAATTTTTATGAAAGCCTTTCATTTGCTTCTCTTCGATGGAAGTTTGATTTTCCCAGAATGTATCCTAATTTTTGGCCTAATTCTTCTTCTGATGATCGATTCAACCTCTGATCAAAAAGATATACCTTGGTTATATTTCATCTCTTCAACAAGTTTAGTAATGAGCATAACGTCCCTATTGTTCCGATGGAGAGAGGAACCTATGATTAGCTTTTCGGGAAATTTCCAAACGAACAATTTCAACGAAATCTTTCAATTTCTTATTTTACTATGTTCAACTCTATGTATTCCTCTATCCGTAGAGTACATTGAATGTACAGAAATGGCTATAACAGAGTTTCTCTTATTCGTATTAACAGCTACTATAGGAGGAATGTTTTTATGTGGTGCTAACGATTTAATAACTATCTTTGTAGCTCCAGAATGTTTCAGTTTATGCTCCTACCTATTATCTGGATATACCAAGAAAGATGTACGGTCTAATGAGGCTACTATGAAATATTTACTCATGGGTGGGGCAAGCTCTTCTATTCTGGTTCATGGTTTCTCTTGGCTATATGGTTCATCCGGGGGAGAGATCGAGCTTCAAGAAATAGTGAATGGTCTTATCAATACACAAATGTATAACTCCCCAGGAATTTCAATTGCGCTCATATTCATCACTGTAGGAATTGGGTTCAAGCTTTCCCCAGCCCCTTCTCATCAATGGACTCCTGACGTATACGAAGGAGTGCG AGACTACGAGTGTAATAGGAGCATCCGTCGACAAAAGGATCACCCTAAGATGATCATCTCATGGCTATTGAGAACGAATCAAATCAGATGGTTCTACTTTCTGACTT TCGTTGCTTTTCTTTCTGTTACTTCGAAAGTAGCTGCTTCAGCTTCAGCCACTCGAATTTTCGatattccttttcatttctcatCAAACGAATGGCATCTTCTTCTGGAAATCCTAGCTATTCTTAGCATGATATTGGGGAATCTCATTGCTATTACTCAAACAAGCATCAAACGTATGCTTGCATATTCGTCCATAGGTCAAATCGGATATGTAATTATTGGAATAATTGTTGGAGACTCAAATGATGGATATGCAAGCATGATAACTTATATGTTGTTCTATATCTCCATGAATCTAGGAACTTTTGCTTGCATTGTCTTATTTGGTCTACGTACCGGAACTGAGAACATTCGAGATTATGCAGGATTATACACGAAAGATCCTTTTTTGGCTCTCTCTTTAGCCCTATGTCTCTTATCCCTAGGAGGTCTTCCTCCACTAGCAGGTTTTTTCGGAAAACTCTATTTATTCTGGTGTGGATGGCAGGCAGGCCTATATTTCTTGGTTTTAATAGGACTCCTTACAAGCGTTGTTTCTATCTACTATTATCTAAAAATAATCAAGTTATTAATGACTGGACGAAACCAAGAAATAACCCCTCACGTGCGAAATTATAGAAGATCCCCTTTAAGATCAAACAATTCCATCGAATTGAGTATGATTGTATGTGTGATAGCATCTACTATACCAGGAATATCAATGAATCCGATTATTGCAATTGCTCAGGATACCCTTTTTTAG
- the LOC128126378 gene encoding LOW QUALITY PROTEIN: protein Ycf2-like (The sequence of the model RefSeq protein was modified relative to this genomic sequence to represent the inferred CDS: inserted 3 bases in 2 codons; deleted 1 base in 1 codon): MTGHEFKSWILELIEILREIKNSHYFLDSWTQFNSVGSFIHIFFHQERFIKLFDSRIWSILLSHNSQGSTSNRYFTIKGVILFGVAVLIYRINNRNMVERKNLYLIGLLPIPMNSIGPRNDTLEESVGSSNINRLIVSLLYLPKGKKIYESSFLNPKESTGVLPITKKCSMPESNWGSRWWRDWIGKKRDSSCKISNETVAGIEILFKEKDLKYLEFFFVYYRDDPIRKDHDWELFDRLSLRKRQNRINLNSGPLFEILVKHWICYLMSAFREKIPIEVEGFFKQQGAGSTIKSNDIEHVSHLFSRNKSAISLQNCAQFHMWQFRQDLFVSWGKNPPESDLLRNVSRENLIWLDNVWLVNKDRFFRKVRNVSSNIQYDSTRSSFVQVRDSSQLKGSSDQSRDHFDSISNEDSEYHTLINQREIQQLKERSILWDPSFLQTEGTEIESNRFPKCLSGYSSMSRLFTEREKQMINHLLPEEIEEFLGNPTRSVRSFFSDRWSEFHLGSNPTERSTRDQKLLKKQQDLSFLMRSENKEMVNLFKIITYLQNTVSIHPISSDSGCDMVPKDEPDMDSSNKISFLNKNPFFDLFHLFHDRNRGGYTLHHDFESEERFQELADLFTLSITEPDLVYHKRFAFSIDSYGLDPKQFLNGVFNSRYEWKTTSLLVLLVLLPIFYEENESFYRRIRKKRVRISCGNDLEEPKPKIVVFASNNIMEAANQYRLIRNLIQIQHSTHRYIRNVLNRFFLMNRSDRNFKYGIQRDQIGKDTLNHRTLMKYMINQHLSNLKKSQKRWFDPLIFFSRTKRSMNRDPDAYRYKWSTGSKNFQEHFVSEQKSRFQVVFDRLRINQYSIDWSEVIDKKDLSKPLRFFLSKLLLFLSNSLPFLFVSFGNIPIHRSEIYIYELKGPNDPQFLESIGLQIVHLKKLKPFLLDDHETCQKSKFLINGGTISPFLFNKIPKWMIDSFHTRNNRRKSFDNTDSYFSMIFHDQYNWLNPVKSFHRSSLRSSFYKANQLRFLNNPHHFCFYCNKRFPFYVEKARINNYDFTYGQFLNILFIRNKIFSLCVGKKKHAFWGRDTISAIESQVSNIFIPKAFPQXGDETYNLYKSFHFPSRSNPFVRRAIYSIADISGTPLTEGQIVNFERTYCQPLSDMNLSDSEGKNLYQYLNFNSNMGLIHTPCYEKYLPSEKRKKRSLCLKKCVEKGQMYRTFQRDSAYSTLSKWNLFQTYMPWFLTSTGYRYLKFLFLDTFSDLLPILSSSQKFVSIFHDIMHGSNISWRILQKKFCLPQRNLISEISSKCLHNLLLSEEMIHRNNESPLISTHLTNVREFLYAILFLLLVAAYLACTRLLFVFGASSELQTEFEKVKSLMIPSSMIELRKLLDRYPTSEPNSFWFLKQLGDSLGGNMLLGGGPAYRVKSIRSKKKYLNINLIDIIDLISIIPNPINRITFSRNTRHLSHTSKEIYSLIRKRKNVNGDWIDDKIESWVANSDSIDDEKREFLVQFSTLKTEKRIDQILLSLTHSDHFSKNDSGYQMIEQPGAIYLRYLVDIHKKYLMNYEFNTSSLAERRIFLAHYQTITYSQTSCGANSLHFPSHGKPFSLRLALSLSRGTLVIGSIGTGRSYLVKYLAKNXLSSFHYGISEQVLDNKSQGFDNIDVDASDDSDASDDIDASDDILDMELELLTSMNALTMDMMPEDEDLLYITLQFELAKAMSPCIIWIPNIHDLDVNESNYLSPGLLVNLLSRDYETRNILVIASTHIPQKVDPALIAPNKLNTCIKIRRLLIPQQRKHFFTLSYTRGFHLEKKMFHTNGFGSITMGSNARDLVALTNEALSISITQNKSIIDTNTIRSALHRQIWDLRSQVRSVQDHGILFYKIGRAVAQNVLLSNCPIDPISIYMKKKSCNEVDYYLYNWYFEHGTSMKKLTILLYLLSCSAGSVTQDLWSLPGPDEKNGITPYGLVENDSGLVRGLLEVEGALVGSSRTCSQFDKDRVTLLLRPEPRNPLDMMQNGSCSILDQRFLYEKDESEFEEGDERQQIEEDLFNHIVWAPRIWRPWGFLFDCIERPNELGFPYWSRSFRGKRIVYDEEDELQENDSEFLQSGTVQYQTRDISSKEQGLFRISQFIWDPADPLFFLFKAQPFASVFSHRELFADEEMSKGLLTPQKNRPTSLYKRWFIKKTQEKHFELLINRQRWLRTNRSLSNGSFRSNTLSESYQYLSNLFLSNGTLLDQMTKALLRKRWLFPDEMQIGFMEQDKDFPFLSQKDMWP; this comes from the exons ATGACAGGACATGAATTCAAGTCCTGGATTTTAGAATTGATAGAGATATTGAGAGAGATCAAGAATTCTCACTATTTCTTAGATTCCTGGACCCAATTCAATTCAGTGGGATCTTTCATTCACATTTTTTTCCACCAAGAACGTTTTATAAAACTTTTTGACTCCCGAATTTGGAGTATCCTACTTTCACACAATTCACAGGGTTCAACAAGCAATCGATATTTCACGATCAAGGGTGTAATACTCTTTGGAGTAGCGGTCCTTATATATCGTATTAACAATCGAAATATGGTCGAAAGAAAAAATCTCTATTTGATAGGGCTTCTTCCTATACCTATGAATTCCATTGGACCCAGAAATGATACATTGGAAGAATCCGTTGGGTCTTCCAATATCAATAGGTTGATTGTTTCGCTCCTGTATCTTCCAAAAGGAAAAAAGATCTATGAGAGTTCTTTCCTGAATCCGAAAGAGAGTACTGGGGTTCTCCCAATCACTAAAAAGTGTAGCATGCCTGAATCTAACTGGGGTTCGCGGTGGTGGAGGGACTGGATCGGAAAAAAGAGGGATTCTAGTTGTAAGATATCTAATGAAACCGTCGCTGGAATTGAGATCTTATTCAAAGAGAAAGATCTCAAATATCTGGAGTTTTTCTTTGTATATTATAGGGATGATCCGATCCGCAAGGACCATGATTGGGAATTGTTTGATCGTCTTTCTCTGAGGAAGAGGCAAAATAGAATCAACTTGAATTCGGGACCACTATTCGAAATCTTAGTGAAACACTGGATTTGTTATCTCATGTCTGCTTTTCGTGAAAAAATACCAATTGAAGTGGAGGGTTTTTTCAAACAACAAGGGGCTGGGTCAACTATTAAATCAAATGATATTGAGCATGTTTCCCATCTCTTCTCGAGAAACAAGTCGGCTATTTCTTTGCAAAATTGTGCTCAATTTCATATGTGGCAATTCCGCCAAGATCTCTTCGTTAGTTGGGGGAAGAATCCGCCCGAATCGGATCTTTTGAGGAACGTATCGAGAGAGAATTTGATTTGGTTAGACAATGTGTGGTTGGTAAACAAGGATCGGTTTTTTCGCAAGGTACGGAATGTATCGTCAAATATTCAATATGATTCCACAAGATCTAGTTTCGTTCAAGTAAGGGATTCTAGCCAATTGAAAGGATCTTCTGATCAATCCAGAGATCATTTTGATTCCATTAGTAATGAGGATTCGGAATATCACACATTGATCAATCAAAGAGAGATTCAACAACTAAAAGAAAGATCGATTCTTTGGGATCCTTCCTTTCTTCAAACGGAAGGAACAGAGATAGAATCAAACCGATTCCCGAAATGCCTTTCTGGATATTCCTCAATGTCCCGGCTATTCACGGAACGTGAGAAGCAGATGATTAATCATCTGCTTCCAGAAGAAATCGAAGAATTTCTTGGGAATCCTACAAGATCCGTTCGTTCTTTTTTCTCTGACAGATGGTCAGAATTTCATCTGGGTTCGAATCCTACTGAGAGGTCCACTAGAGATCAGAAATTGTTGAAGAAACAACAAGATCTTTCTTTTCTCATGCGATCGGAAAATAAAGAAATGGTTAATCTATTCAAGATAATTACGTATTTACAAAATACCGTCTCAATTCATCCTATTTCATCAGATTCGGGATGTGATATGGTTCCGAAGGATGAACCGGATATGGACAGTTCCAACAAGATTTCATTCttgaacaaaaatccattttttgatttatttcatCTATTCCATGACCGGAACAGGGGAGGATACACGTTACACCACGATTTTGAATCAGAAGAGAGATTTCAAGAACTGGCAGATTTATTCACTCTATCAATAACCGAGCCGGATCTGGTGTATCATAAGAGATTTGCCTTTTCTATTGATTCCTATGGATTGGATCCAAAACAATTCTTGAATGGGGTATTCAACTCCAGGTATGAATGGAAAACGACATCTTTATTGGTTTTATTGGTTCTACTTCCTATTTTTTATGAAGAGAATGAATCTTTTTATCGAAGGATCAGAAAAAAAAGGGTCCGGATCTCCTGCGGGAATGATTTGGAAGAGCCAAAACCAAAAATAGTGGTATTTGCTAGCAACAACATAATGGAGGCAGCCAATCAATATAGATTGATCCGAAATCTGATTCAAATCCAACATAGCACCCATAGGTACATAAGAAATGTATTGAATCGATTCTTTTTAATGAATAGATCCGATCGCAACTTCAAATATGGAATTCAAAGGGATCAAATAGGAAAGGATACTCTGAATCATAGAACTCTAATGAAATATATGATCAACCAACATTTATCGAATTTGAAAAAGAGTCAGAAGAGATGGTTTGAtcctcttatttttttttctcgaACCAAGAGATCCATGAATCGGGATCCTGATGCATATAGATACAAATGGTCCACTGGGAGCAAGAATTTCCAGGAACATTTCGTTTCTGAGCAGAAGAGCCGTTTTCAAGTAGTGTTCGATCGATTACGTATTAATCAATATTCGATTGATTGGTCTGAGGTTATCGACAAAAAAGATTTGTCTAAGCCACTTCGTTTCTTTTTGTCCAAGTTGCTTCTTTTTTTGTCTAACTCACTTCCTTTTTTGTTTGTCAGTTTCGGGAATATCCCCATTCATAGGTCCGAGATCTACATCTATGAATTGAAAGGTCCGAATGATCCACAGTTTTTAGAATCAATAGGTCTTCAAATCGTTCATTTGAAAAAATTGAAACCCTTCTTATTGGATGATCATGAGACTTGCCAAAAATCTAAATTCTTGATCAATGGAGGAACAATATCACCATTTTTGTTCAATAAGATACCAAAGTGGATGATTGACTCATTCCATACTAGAAATAATCGCAGGAAATCCTTTGATAACACGGATTCCTATTTCTCAATGATATTCCACGATCAATACAATTGGCTGAATCCCGTGAAATCATTTCATAGAAGTTCATTGAGATCTTCTTTTTATAAAGCAAATCAACTTCGATTCTTGAATAATCCACATCACTTCTGCTTCTATTGTAACAAAAGATTCCCCTTTTATGTGGAAAAGGCCCGTATCAATAATTATGATTTTACGTATGGACAATTCCTCAATATCTTGTTCATTCGCAACAAAATATTTTCTTTGTGCGTCGGTAAAAAAAAACATGCTTTTTGGGGGAGAGATACTATTTCAGCAATCGAGTCACAGGTATCTAACATATTCATACCTAAGGCTTTTCCACA TGGTGACGAAACGTATAACTTGTACAAATCTTTCCATTTTCCAAGTCGATCCAATCCATTCGTTCGTAGAGCTATTTACTCGATCGCAGACATTTCTGGAACACCTCTAACAGAGGGACAAATAGTCAATTTTGAAAGAACTTATTGTCAACCTCTTTCAGATATGAATCTATCTGATTCAGAAGGGAAGAACTTGTATCAGTATCTCAATTTCAATTCAAACATGGGTTTGATTCACACTCCATGTTATGAGAAATATTTACCATCCGAAAAGAGGAAAAAACGGAGTCTTTGTCTAAAGAAATGCGTTGAGAAAGGGCAGATGTATAGAACTTTTCAACGAGATAGTGCTTATTCAACTCTCTCAAAATGGAATCTATTCCAAACATATATGCCATGGTTCCTTACTTCGACAGGGTACAGATAtctaaagtttttatttttagataCTTTTTCAGACCTATTGCCGATACTAAGTAGCAGTCAAAAATTTGTATCCATTTTTCATGATATTATGCATGGATCAAATATATCATGGCGAATTCTTCAGAAAAAATTTTGTCTTCCACAAAGGAATCTGATAAGTGAGATTTCGAGTAAGTGTTTGCATAATCTTCTTCTGTCCGAAGAAATGATTCATCGAAATAATGAGTCACCATTGATATCGACACATCTGACAAATGTTCGGGAGTTCCTCTATGCAATCCTTTTCCTTCTTCTTGTTGCTGCATATCTCGCTTGTACACGTCTTCTCTTTGTTTTCGGGGCCTCTAGTGAGTTACAGACAGAGTTCGAAAAGGTCAAATCTTTGATGATTCCATCATCTATGATTGAGTTGCGAAAACTTCTGGATAGGTATCCTACATCTGAACCGAATTCTTTCTGGTTTCTGAAACAATTAGGAGATTCTCTAGGTGGCAACATGCTATTGGGTGGTGGTCCCGCTTATAGGGTCAAATCAATACGCTCTAAGAAGAAATATTTGAATATAAATCTCATCGATATCATCGATCTCATAAGTATCATACCAAATCCCATCAATCGAATCACTTTTTCGAGAAATACGAGACATCTAAGTCATACAAGTAAAGAGATCTATTCAttgataagaaaaagaaaaaacgtGAACGGGGACTGGATTGATGATAAAATAGAATCCTGGGTTGCAAACAGCGATTCGATTGATGATGAAAAAAGAGAATTCTTGGTTCAGTTCTCCACCTTAAAGACAGAAAAAAGGATTGATCAAATTTTATTGAGTCTGACTCATAGTGATCATTTCTCAAAGAATGACTCTGGTTATCAAATGATTGAACAACCGGGAGCAATTTACTTACGATACTTAGTTGACATTCATAAAAAGTATCTAATGAATTATGAGTTCAATACATCCTCTTTAGCAGAAAGACGGATATTCCTTGCTCATTATCAGACAATCACTTATTCACAAACTTCGTGTGGGGCTAATAGTTTGCATTTCCCATCTCATGGAAAACCCTTTTCGCTCCGCTTAGCCTTATCCCTCTCTAGGGGTACTTTAGTAATAGGTTCTATAGGAACTGGACGATCTTATTTGGTCAAATACCTAGCGAAAA TCCTATCTTCCTTTCATTACGGTATTTCTGAACAAGTC CTGGATAACAAGTCTCAAGGTTTTGATAATATTGATGTTGATGCTAGTGACGATAGTGATGCTAGTGACGATATTGATGCTAGTGACGATATCCTTGATATGGAGCTGGAACTGCTAACTAGCATGAATGCGCTAACTATGGATATGATGCCTGAAGATGAAGACCTACTTTATATCACCCTTCAATTCGAATTAGCAAAAGCAATGTCTCCTTGCATAATATGGATTCCAAACATTCATGATCTGGATGTGAATGAGTCGAATTACTTGTCCCCAGGTCTATTAGTGAACCTTCTCTCCAGGGATTATGAAACTAGAAATATTCTTGTTATTGCTTCGACTCATATTCCCCAAAAAGTGGATCCCGCTCTAATAGCTCCGAATAAATTAAATACGTGCATTAAGATACGAAGGCTTCTTATTCCCCAACAACGAAAGCACTTTTTCACTCTTTCATATACTAGGGGATTTCACTTGGAAAAGAAAATGTTCCATACTAATGGATTCGGGTCCATAACCATGGGTTCCAATGCACGAGATCTTGTAGCACTTACCAATGAGGCCCTATCGATTAGTATTACACAGAATAAATCAATTATAGATACTAATACAATTAGATCCGCTCTTCATAGACAAATTTGGGATTTGCGATCCCAGGTAAGATCGGTCCAGGATCATGGGATCCTTTTCTATAAGATAGGAAGGGCTGTAGCACAAAATGTACTTTTAAGTAATTGCCCCATAGATCCTATATCTATCTATATGAAAAAGAAATCATGTAACGAAGTGGATTATTATTTGTACAATTGGTACTTCGAACATGGAACGAGCATGAAGAAATTAACGATACTTCTTTATCTTTTGAGTTGTTCTGCCGGATCGGTCACTCAAGATCTTTGGTCTCTACCCGGACCCGATGAAAAAAATGGGATCACTCCTTATGGACTCGTTGAGAATGATTCTGGTCTAGTTCGTGGCCTATTAGAAGTGGAAGGCGCTCTGGTGGGATCCTCACGGACATGCAGTCAGTTTGATAAGGATCGAGTGACATTGCTTCTTCGACCCGAACCAAGGAATCCCTTAGATATGATGCAAAATGGATCTTGTTCTATCCTTGATCAGAGATTTCTCTATGAAAAAGACGAATCGGAGTTTGAAGAGGGGGACGAGCGGCAACAGATAGAGGAGGATTTATTCAATCACATAGTTTGGGCTCCTAGAATATGGCGCCCTTGGGGCTTTCTATTTGATTGTATCGAAAGGCCCAATGAATTGGGATTTCCCTATTGGTCCAGGTCATTTCGGGGCAAGCGGATCGTTTATGATGAAGAGGATGAGCTTCAAGAGAATGATTCGGAGTTCTTGCAGAGTGGAACCGTGCAGTACCAGACACGAGATATATCTTCCAAAGAACAAGGCCTTTTTCGAATAAGCCAATTCATTTGGGACCCTGCAGATCCACTCTTTTTCCTATTCAAAGCTCAGCCCTTTGCCTCTGTGTTTTCACATCGAGAATTATTTGCAGATGAAGAGATGTCAAAGGGGCTTCTTACTCCCCAAAAAAATCGTCCTACATCTCTATATAAACGCTGGTTTATCAAGAAGACGCAAGAAAAGCACTTCGAATTGTTGATTAATCGCCAGAGATGGCTTAGAACCAATCGTTCATTATCTAATGGATCTTTCCGTTCTAATACTCTATCCGAGAGTTATCAGTATTTATCAAATCTGTTCCTATCTAACGGAACACTATTGGATCAAATGACAAAGGCATTGTTGAGAAAAAGATGGCTTTTCCCGGATGAAATGCAAATTGGATTCATGGAACAGGATAAGGATTTCCCATTCCTTAGCCAGAAAGATATGTGGCCATGA
- the LOC128126385 gene encoding 50S ribosomal protein L2, chloroplastic-like gives MPLGTAIHNIEITLGKGGQLARAAGAVAKLIAKEGKSATLKLPSGEVRLISKNCSATVGQVGNVGVNQKSLGRAGSKRWLGKRPVVRGVVMNPVDHPHGGGEGRAPIGRKQPTTPWGYPALGKRSRKRNKYSDNLILRRRSK, from the coding sequence ATGCCCTTAGGCACGGCCATACATaacatagaaatcacacttggaaagGGTGGACAATTAGCTAGAGCAGCGGGTGCTGTAGCGAAACTGATTGCAAAAGAAGGGAAATCGGCCACATTAAAATTACCTTCTGGGGAGGTCCGTTTGATATCCAAAAACTGCTCAGCAACAGTCGGACAAGTGGGGAATGTTGGGGTGAACCAGAAAAGTTTGGGTAGAGCCGGATCTAAGCGTTGGCTAGGTAAGCGCCCTGTAGTAAGAGGAGTAGTTATGAACCCTGTAGACCATCCACATGGGGGTGGTGAAGGGAGGGCCCCAATTGGTAGAAAACAACCCACAACCCCTTGGGGTTATCCTGCACTTGGAAAAAGAAGTAGAAAAAGGAATAAATATAGTGATAATTTGATTCTTCGTCGCCGTAGTAAATAG